GTGCCAAGCGATCATGTGATGCTATTGTGTTTGTGTTGTGTTTTACTTTAATATCTTGAGTTTGCCAAACAGAATGTTAGTTATAGCAGATTTTTACCTGACTATTATTTTGGTAATTAAGTGATGGAGGTAAATTTTGTTACTATAACATTGCCTTCTGTAATTGCAAAACATAGAGGTTTTCATTTGGGTCATCAGATTTATTTCGGGTTAGGTGTTTTGGGTTGGTTTTAAATCGGGTTGTGTCCATATTGTTTTTTGTATTATTGTAAATCTTTTTTGAAGTCGGGTGAAATCGGATTGGTTAAACTGTCGGGTAAATTTCAGGCAATTAGGTCTATTATAACACCTCTAGCAAGAATGTTAAGTTAGCTATGaccattattatttattttatattttataaatttcaaatgttCTTTGTCAAAAACTAGAATCTTCATCTTGTCATTTTACATGTTAATCTCTTCAATTGGGGGTTTGGAGATATATTAAAGTTGGGTTGTAATATTTGATTGATATTCTAAAAATTGTTAGTTTTTGACGATGGTAAGTTTTCGGTTATGAAATAGTTAAATAGTCTAGTTAATAATTATTAGCATACGAGCTTCTAGTTTTAAGGTTATGTGTctgattaatatataataacaattaatctaatttataaatttttctaaCTTCATTTGACCATAAATTTGTGGCCTAATTACAAGTTTAACATTATTGgttaaaattactttaaatgATTCTATTCTTATCTTTCATAAATTCTTCCTTGTCACCAATGGTAATGATATTACAACCCTAACAATGGTAAGTAGTTGATGGCAAGCCTTAGACTTCTTAGCACAATTCCTATATTTTCTTCTCCATTAATTAATTAGATAACTAATTAACTTTTGtcaataaaaagaattaaatcaTAATTCATGGGCAAATCTtgttaaaaagttaattatctaacacaataaaaataacaaaatgaaGATTATAGCTCTTTCATTTGTTTTCCTAGCCTTATCCTTCACCCTATGTATAGCTAaggatgaaaaaaatgaaaccCAAGGGAACAATAACAAAAGCGGACCTTTCGACATCCAAGAAGTTTGCAAAGCTAGCAACGACGCCGTAAAATGCGCGTCGATTCTCAAGTCGCTCGGTGGTAACAATGAGAAGGTAAAGATGAGCGAAACCAGGTGTTTTCCGGCGCATGCACGTGAGGGCAACGATTTAAAAACCGTTATAATTTTTGATACGATAGTTTTGTGAATTCAtatttggattgaaattttCTAGTTTGTATCTCCATTGACTTTTTCCTAATTTGCCGCTTGACATGGGTTGACCTTGGTGGCAGCCTGGCAGGTGCCTTCATATTAGGATACTAAACTCAAAAAACGTGAAAACTTTTAGttcatttttgataattttcttttctattaatttttttaatctgtCACTTTAAGTAGTAATTACAAAGATGGACCTGGGTGCCCACTGACGCTTGCATGTGAGGGCACCAATTCAAAAATGGTTATAACTTTAGATAGATATTTATGATAGTTTTCTAAATGCATTGGATTGAACTTTTTCTAATTTGTGCTTCCATTGACTTTTTCGCCACTTGACATGAATTGACCTAGGTGGCAGGTGCCCTCTAGCAATCATACATTAGGGCGCTAAACTCAAAAAACATTATAACTTTTGATAtatttatgataattttgttattgAACTTATAATAtgagcttttattttttttgaatctgCCACTTTAGGTAGGCAATTATAGGGGCAGACCCAAGTGCCCTCCGGTACTTATAACATTTTTGTATTTGTACATGTAATTTTAGATCCAACTTTTGTACGTACTTATCCGTAATTTGTTTTTCTACCGACTTTTTTCTGAATCCACCATCGTAGGTAAAATCGAGCAAATTTTCAGACAAAGTGGTTAAGCACGCGCAAAGCGAATTTGGACACACATCAATAAAGGCAAGGAAAGAAATGAGAGAAGATGGGGCCAAAAGTGATGTGAAAAGAGCTCTATCTCATTGTGTGAAGTTGTACTTGGACATGAACAATGAGCTTAGGGGTCTTTATTGTACAGGACTTAAGTCTAGCAATTATGGTTCAACTGCTGAAAAGTTTAGTAGCATGGCTAAATTTTACCCAAGGTCATGTGAACATGGGTTAGTTAAGGCAGGTACAAATGGTAATAAACTTGGgttatatgaaaaatataaggATCTTGAAGATCTTGGTAGCATTGTGGTGGCTGTTACTCATTATGTTTCAGCTCACTCTATGCAAAAGCCACCATTTCAGAAAAACTAAGCGGATTAATGATTACTGTCTACATCTTTCTGAATGTGCACtatataacttaaaaaaaactcTCAAATTTATGAGATATATAGTGATTTCTCATTGGGACAGAGAAATTATACTGTAAGAGgtcattaatcattattatgcataaaatttaatttatgtttttagtgTGTAATTACAGCTTCTTTTTGTTACTAAATTATacacaatattattattattatacttctATGTAGTATACcattaattaatgaattaaaatGCTTTGATTATTGTATAAGAACTTTTTGGTTTATGAAAAGATATGAATTGTATCTACTTAAAATGTTTTATAATGAGAAACTATGTTGTATTAGTAATACATactttcttttaaatatattattataattatacttCTATGTAGCATACcattaattaatgaattaaaatGTTTTGATTATTGTATATGAACTTATTGGTTTATGAAAAGATATGAATTGTATCTACTTaaaatgttttataataagtaACTATGTTGTCTTAGTTGAAACATGTATTACTTATTTTAAAAGGAGTATGTGTTTAATTCTCGTtagctttttcttttttagcgTAACCAAAAATTGTTTTATATTGCATGATGAAAGACAAAATATGTCTAGTTTATATCAAAAACCGTTTTGTTTCTATTTATGTCGTTAATAATATAGAAAAGTGTCAGCATGTACGTTGGGTGATAGCAAATAAAATTGACACAATAGGTATGGTTTTGTTACTTATGCTTGGGTGTCACTTTGTTTTTTGTCCCCCATAATTACCTTTTAGCGACTTTGTCGTCCACATGTACCCTTGGGCGTCACTTTGGTTATGGTTCTAAAGCTATGTATTTGGGCTTTATTTCTTATGTGGCACAAATGTCTACTACGGCTCCCATTCTGCACAAACTTCAGCAATTGGGCGTCATTATGTTTTGTCATCCAAAGGTCAATTTCTAgtccgtttcattatacttgctattaacttttt
The Amaranthus tricolor cultivar Red isolate AtriRed21 chromosome 11, ASM2621246v1, whole genome shotgun sequence DNA segment above includes these coding regions:
- the LOC130827487 gene encoding uncharacterized protein LOC130827487 is translated as MKIIALSFVFLALSFTLCIAKDEKNETQGNNNKSGPFDIQEVCKASNDAVKCASILKSLGGNNEKVKSSKFSDKVVKHAQSEFGHTSIKARKEMREDGAKSDVKRALSHCVKLYLDMNNELRGLYCTGLKSSNYGSTAEKFSSMAKFYPRSCEHGLVKAGTNGNKLGLYEKYKDLEDLGSIVVAVTHYVSAHSMQKPPFQKN